In a genomic window of Streptomyces sp. NBC_01231:
- a CDS encoding phage holin family protein → MSAPDGSPVGAERSIGQLFASATTEMSALVHDEIALAKAQLKHDVKRGATSGGAFTVAGAVLVFSLPMLNFALAYGIRTWSGWNLAVCFLLSFAANVLVAGLLALIGVVFAKKAKKSKGPQKVAASMKETAGVLQNAKPHPRPTLEDGVPDAKAIEAVARSSS, encoded by the coding sequence ATGAGCGCACCCGACGGCAGCCCGGTCGGCGCCGAACGCAGCATCGGCCAACTGTTCGCCTCGGCGACGACCGAGATGTCCGCGCTGGTGCATGACGAGATCGCACTGGCGAAGGCGCAGCTCAAGCATGACGTCAAGCGCGGCGCGACCAGCGGCGGCGCCTTCACGGTGGCCGGCGCGGTGCTGGTGTTCTCGCTGCCCATGCTCAACTTCGCGCTGGCATACGGCATCAGGACCTGGAGCGGCTGGAACCTCGCGGTCTGCTTCCTGCTGTCCTTCGCGGCCAACGTGCTGGTGGCCGGCCTCCTCGCCCTGATCGGCGTGGTCTTCGCGAAGAAGGCCAAGAAGAGCAAGGGGCCGCAGAAGGTCGCCGCGTCGATGAAGGAGACGGCGGGCGTCCTGCAGAACGCCAAGCCGCACCCGCGGCCGACGCTGGAGGACGGGGTCCCGGACGCGAAGGCCATCGAGGCTGTGGCACGCTCGTCCTCATGA
- a CDS encoding Fic family protein, translated as MSTTGAAADPLAALGELPGVDESVESVRKSVDRVYGHRVMRRRSNAITSEAALRGARGSAALSGADWALEEVRRRTDFSGDDEARVVGAALRLTAEAGQLLSIWRQSPLRVLARLHLVAAAAKGDEVGRPRQEGEPVDEPLVELQPPGAAEVSGRLEGLAELIIAGGSAPALVTAAVVHGELLALRPFTSHNGLVARAAERIVLVGSGLDPKSVCPAEVGHAELGRASYLAALDGYVSGTPEGMVAWIAHCGRSIELGARESTAVCEALQRGAA; from the coding sequence ATGAGTACGACAGGCGCGGCCGCCGATCCGCTCGCGGCCCTGGGCGAGCTGCCCGGTGTGGACGAATCCGTGGAATCCGTGCGCAAGTCCGTGGACCGTGTCTACGGACACCGGGTCATGCGGCGCCGCAGCAACGCGATCACCTCCGAGGCCGCCCTGCGCGGAGCCCGCGGTTCGGCGGCGCTGTCCGGTGCGGACTGGGCCCTCGAAGAGGTGCGTCGGCGCACCGACTTCAGCGGTGACGACGAGGCGCGCGTGGTGGGCGCGGCCCTGCGGCTGACCGCCGAGGCGGGGCAGCTGCTGTCCATCTGGCGGCAGTCGCCGCTGCGGGTGCTGGCCCGGCTGCACCTGGTGGCGGCCGCGGCCAAGGGTGACGAGGTCGGGCGTCCGCGGCAGGAGGGCGAGCCGGTCGACGAGCCGCTCGTCGAGCTGCAGCCGCCGGGTGCGGCGGAGGTCTCCGGCCGTCTGGAGGGGCTCGCCGAACTGATCATCGCGGGCGGTTCGGCCCCCGCGCTGGTCACGGCCGCCGTCGTGCACGGCGAACTCCTCGCTCTCAGGCCCTTCACCTCACACAACGGCCTGGTCGCGCGCGCGGCCGAGCGCATCGTCCTGGTCGGCAGTGGACTGGATCCCAAGTCCGTGTGTCCGGCGGAGGTGGGCCACGCCGAACTGGGGCGCGCCTCCTATCTCGCGGCCCTCGACGGTTATGTCTCCGGCACTCCGGAGGGCATGGTCGCCTGGATCGCCCACTGCGGCCGGTCGATCGAGCTGGGCGCGCGTGAGTCGACGGCGGTGTGCGAGGCGCTGCAACGCGGGGCGGCGTAG
- a CDS encoding MarP family serine protease, whose translation MNVLDILLLVAAVWFAIVGYRQGFVVGILSVIGFLGGGLVAVYLLPVIWDALTDNAEVGTTAAVVAVVVVIVCASVGQALTTHLGNKLRRYITWSPARALDATGGALVNVVAMLLVAWLIGSALAGTTLPTLGKEVRSSNVLLGVARVLPDRADTWFADFSTVLAQNGFPQVFSPFADEQITDVDPPDPALANSPVATRAQRSIVKVMGTAQSCGKVLEGSGFVFGDRRVMTNAHVVGGVDEPTVQIGGEGRKYDATVVLYDWERDIAVLDVPDLSAPALKFASQDAARGDGAIVAGFPENGGYDVRAARVRGRITANGPDIYHRSTVRRDVYSLFATVRQGNSGGPLLTPEGKVYGVVFAKSLDSAETGYALTADEIQQDIVKGRTANQQVDSDSCAL comes from the coding sequence GTGAACGTGCTGGACATCCTGTTGCTGGTCGCCGCCGTGTGGTTCGCGATCGTCGGCTATCGCCAGGGTTTCGTCGTGGGCATCCTGTCGGTGATCGGCTTTCTGGGCGGCGGTCTCGTCGCGGTCTACCTGCTCCCCGTCATCTGGGACGCGCTGACCGACAACGCCGAGGTCGGCACCACGGCCGCCGTCGTCGCGGTCGTCGTCGTCATCGTCTGCGCCTCCGTCGGCCAGGCACTGACCACCCACCTCGGCAACAAACTGCGCCGATACATCACCTGGTCCCCGGCCCGCGCCCTGGACGCCACCGGCGGCGCCCTGGTCAACGTGGTCGCGATGCTGCTGGTCGCCTGGCTGATCGGCTCCGCCCTCGCCGGCACCACCCTGCCGACGCTCGGCAAGGAAGTCCGCAGCTCCAACGTGCTTCTCGGGGTCGCCCGGGTGTTGCCCGACCGGGCCGACACCTGGTTCGCGGACTTCTCCACGGTCCTCGCGCAGAACGGCTTCCCGCAGGTCTTCAGTCCGTTCGCGGACGAGCAGATCACCGACGTCGATCCGCCCGACCCGGCCCTCGCGAACAGCCCGGTCGCCACCCGCGCCCAGCGCTCCATCGTGAAGGTCATGGGCACCGCCCAGAGCTGCGGCAAGGTCCTCGAGGGCAGCGGCTTCGTCTTCGGCGACCGCCGTGTCATGACCAACGCGCACGTGGTCGGAGGCGTCGACGAGCCCACCGTCCAGATAGGCGGCGAGGGCAGGAAGTACGACGCCACGGTCGTCCTGTACGACTGGGAGCGCGACATCGCCGTACTCGACGTACCGGACCTGAGCGCGCCCGCGCTGAAGTTCGCCTCGCAGGACGCGGCGCGCGGGGACGGCGCGATCGTGGCGGGCTTCCCGGAGAACGGGGGGTACGACGTTCGGGCCGCGCGCGTGCGCGGGCGCATCACGGCCAACGGCCCGGACATCTACCACCGCAGCACCGTCCGCCGCGATGTCTACTCCCTCTTCGCGACCGTCCGTCAGGGCAACTCCGGTGGCCCGCTGCTCACCCCCGAGGGGAAGGTGTACGGCGTGGTCTTCGCGAAGTCCCTCGACAGCGCCGAGACCGGTTACGCGCTCACCGCCGACGAGATCCAGCAGGACATCGTCAAGGGGCGCACCGCGAACCAGCAGGTGGACAGCGACAGCTGCGCACTCTGA
- a CDS encoding HAD-IB family hydrolase: MLGVVENHSLPRTAAFFDLDKTVIAKSSTLTFSKSFYQGGLINRRAALRTAYAQFVFLVGGMDHDQMERTREYLSALVRGWNVQQVKEIVAETLHDLIDPIIYDEAASLIEEHHTAGRDVVIVSTSGTEVVEPIGELLGADRVVATRMVVGDDGCFTGEVEYYAYGPTKAEAVKELAESEGYDLDRCYAYSDSATDLPMLEAVGRPHAVNPDRALRREALARGWPILDFHRPVRLKQRFPAFSVPPRPALVAVAAIGAAAATAGLVWYANRRRSAPA; the protein is encoded by the coding sequence ATGCTCGGGGTTGTGGAAAACCACTCCTTGCCCCGCACAGCGGCCTTCTTTGACCTGGACAAGACGGTCATTGCGAAGTCGAGCACGCTCACCTTCAGCAAGTCGTTCTACCAAGGCGGACTGATCAACCGCAGGGCCGCCCTGCGCACCGCCTATGCCCAGTTCGTCTTCCTCGTGGGCGGTATGGACCACGACCAGATGGAACGCACCCGCGAGTATCTGTCCGCGCTGGTGCGCGGCTGGAACGTCCAGCAGGTCAAGGAGATCGTCGCCGAGACCCTGCACGACCTCATCGACCCGATCATCTACGACGAGGCCGCCTCCCTCATCGAGGAACACCACACGGCCGGCCGGGACGTCGTGATCGTGTCCACGTCGGGTACCGAGGTGGTCGAGCCGATCGGCGAACTGCTCGGCGCGGACCGCGTGGTGGCGACCCGCATGGTGGTGGGCGACGACGGCTGCTTCACCGGAGAGGTGGAGTACTACGCGTACGGCCCGACGAAGGCCGAGGCGGTCAAGGAGCTGGCCGAGTCCGAGGGGTACGACCTCGACCGCTGCTACGCCTACAGCGACTCGGCGACCGACCTGCCGATGCTGGAGGCAGTCGGCCGCCCCCATGCGGTGAACCCGGACCGTGCGTTGCGCCGCGAGGCGCTCGCGCGCGGGTGGCCGATTCTCGATTTCCACCGGCCGGTCCGGCTCAAGCAGCGGTTCCCCGCTTTCTCCGTACCGCCCCGTCCAGCTCTTGTCGCGGTCGCCGCGATAGGTGCCGCGGCGGCCACCGCCGGGCTCGTCTGGTACGCGAACCGGCGCCGTTCGGCTCCGGCCTGA
- a CDS encoding ATP-binding protein, with product MKIAFVGKGGSGKTTLSSLFIRHLATAGAPVVAVDADINQHLGPALGLDEAQAAALPAMGERLPLIKDYLRGSNPRIASADTMIKTTPPGEGSRLLRLGEGNPVYDSCARPVELEGDTVRLMVTGSFTDADLGVACYHSKTGAVELFLNHLVDGPDEYVVVDMTAGSDSFASGMFTRFDITFLVAEPTRKGVSVYRQYKEYARDFGVVLKVVGNKVQGQDDLDFLRSEVGDDLLVTVGHSDWVRALEKGRPPRFELLEDVNRRALHRLRTAADATYELRDWERYTRQMVHFHLKNAQSWGNERTGADLAAQVDPSFVLGESVVATV from the coding sequence ATGAAAATTGCTTTCGTCGGGAAGGGCGGCAGCGGCAAGACCACTCTGTCCTCCCTGTTCATCCGCCACCTCGCGACCGCCGGCGCGCCGGTCGTCGCCGTCGACGCCGACATCAACCAGCATCTTGGCCCGGCTCTCGGCCTGGACGAGGCGCAGGCTGCGGCGCTGCCCGCCATGGGCGAGCGGCTGCCGCTGATCAAGGACTACCTGCGCGGCTCGAACCCGCGCATCGCCTCCGCCGACACGATGATCAAGACGACCCCGCCCGGCGAGGGCTCCCGGCTGCTGCGGCTGGGCGAGGGCAATCCGGTCTACGACTCCTGCGCACGGCCGGTGGAACTCGAGGGTGACACCGTCCGTTTGATGGTCACGGGCTCCTTCACGGACGCCGACCTGGGGGTCGCCTGCTACCACTCCAAGACGGGAGCGGTGGAGCTGTTCCTGAACCACCTGGTGGACGGCCCCGACGAGTATGTCGTGGTCGACATGACGGCCGGCTCGGACTCCTTCGCCTCCGGCATGTTCACCCGTTTCGACATCACGTTCCTCGTCGCCGAGCCGACCCGGAAGGGAGTCTCCGTCTATCGCCAGTACAAGGAGTACGCCCGCGACTTCGGCGTCGTCCTGAAGGTCGTCGGCAACAAGGTGCAGGGCCAGGACGACCTCGACTTCCTCCGCTCCGAAGTCGGGGACGACCTGCTCGTGACGGTCGGGCACTCGGACTGGGTGCGCGCACTGGAGAAGGGCCGGCCGCCCCGGTTCGAGCTCCTGGAGGACGTCAACCGCCGCGCCCTGCACCGACTGCGGACGGCCGCCGACGCGACGTACGAACTGCGCGACTGGGAGCGCTACACGCGCCAGATGGTGCACTTCCATCTGAAGAACGCCCAGTCGTGGGGCAACGAGCGCACCGGGGCCGATCTTGCGGCGCAGGTCGACCCCTCCTTCGTGCTCGGCGAGAGTGTCGTGGCGACGGTCTGA
- a CDS encoding SulP family inorganic anion transporter — MSACVPTRTTDPSRTKHVHPPHSPPPTPPRRFRIEGADVSASIAVFLIALPLSLGIALATGAPLQAGLVAAAVGGIVAGRLGGSPLQVSGPAAGLTVVTADLIHRYGWRTTCAITVLAGLAQLGLGCLRVARTALAVSPAIVHGMLAGIGVTIAVAQLHIVLGGTPQSAVLDNLRALPAQLAHLHPAAASTSVLTLALLLLWPRIPGRAGRLLRRVPAALVAVGGATVTAYLAGLTLPRVDLPSWSSHALAGLPEGPALGLVAAVLTTTLVCSVQSLLGAVAVDKLVAGRPGLPARVGRSGLDRELLGQGAANIVSGSLGGLPVAGVAVRSSANVKAGAVSRNSTMLHGVLVVVAALLLVPILELIPLASLAALVMAVGIQMVSLHHIRTVTRHREVLVYAVTTLGVVMLGVLAGVMLGVAVAVAVALHRLTRTRIAHDAKEGVHYVHVRGQLTFLAVPRLSRALHLVPQGTHAVVELDGSFMDHAAYESLQDWQKTHTAQGGSVELIGRRAGVRIGEPGSRAGQLTEDGSAQAATSTAGCRCRPWTPWRNHQCDRPRCAASPAHDAHPDGPGSSTEPSGHDLARGISAFQRNTAPLVRGELARLARDGQRPSQLFLTCADSRLVTSMITSSGPGDLFVVRNVGNLVPLPGEESGDDSVSAAIEYAVDVLRVRSITVCGHSGCGAMQALINSEPGGARTPLKRWLRHGLPSMERMADDSRPWARLAGRPPADAVEQLCLSNVVQQLEHLRAHESVTRALRDGALELHGMYFHVGEAQAYLLTGTDGDGVFHHVRAADLSV, encoded by the coding sequence ATGTCAGCCTGCGTCCCCACCCGCACCACCGACCCGAGTCGTACGAAGCACGTCCACCCACCCCACAGCCCACCGCCGACCCCACCACGCCGCTTCCGCATCGAGGGAGCCGACGTGTCGGCCTCCATCGCGGTCTTCCTGATCGCCCTCCCCCTGTCCCTCGGCATCGCCCTCGCCACCGGCGCGCCACTCCAGGCCGGCCTCGTCGCCGCCGCCGTCGGCGGGATCGTCGCCGGACGGCTCGGTGGCTCACCGCTCCAGGTCAGCGGCCCCGCCGCCGGGCTCACCGTGGTCACCGCCGACCTCATCCACCGCTACGGCTGGCGGACGACCTGCGCCATCACCGTGCTCGCCGGTCTCGCCCAACTCGGCCTCGGCTGCCTTCGCGTGGCCCGCACGGCCCTGGCCGTCAGCCCCGCCATCGTGCACGGCATGCTCGCCGGTATCGGCGTCACCATCGCCGTCGCCCAACTGCACATCGTCCTCGGCGGCACCCCGCAGAGCGCCGTCCTCGACAACCTCCGTGCGCTGCCCGCCCAGTTGGCGCACCTGCATCCGGCCGCCGCGTCAACGAGCGTGCTGACGCTGGCCCTGTTGCTGCTCTGGCCGCGGATTCCCGGCCGGGCGGGTCGGCTGCTGCGCAGGGTGCCCGCGGCGCTCGTCGCCGTCGGCGGGGCCACCGTCACCGCGTACCTCGCCGGACTGACCCTGCCCAGGGTCGACCTGCCGTCCTGGAGCAGCCACGCACTGGCCGGACTGCCCGAGGGCCCGGCACTCGGCCTGGTCGCCGCCGTACTCACGACCACGCTGGTGTGCAGCGTGCAGTCACTGCTCGGTGCGGTCGCCGTGGACAAGCTGGTGGCCGGCCGCCCCGGCCTGCCCGCCCGCGTCGGTCGCTCCGGTCTGGACCGCGAGTTGCTCGGCCAGGGCGCCGCCAACATCGTCTCCGGCTCGCTCGGCGGACTTCCGGTCGCCGGGGTCGCCGTACGAAGTTCCGCGAATGTGAAGGCCGGTGCCGTCAGCCGGAACTCCACGATGCTGCACGGCGTTCTCGTAGTAGTCGCCGCGCTGCTGTTGGTCCCGATCCTGGAGCTCATCCCGCTCGCCTCGCTCGCCGCCCTGGTGATGGCCGTCGGCATCCAGATGGTGTCCCTGCACCACATCCGCACGGTGACGCGCCACCGAGAGGTGCTGGTGTACGCCGTCACCACACTCGGCGTGGTCATGCTCGGTGTCCTGGCGGGCGTGATGCTCGGCGTCGCCGTCGCCGTTGCCGTCGCCCTGCACCGCCTGACCCGTACCCGCATCGCACACGACGCGAAGGAAGGAGTCCACTACGTCCATGTACGAGGCCAGTTGACGTTCCTCGCGGTGCCCCGACTCTCTCGGGCCCTGCATCTCGTGCCCCAAGGTACCCACGCCGTCGTGGAGTTGGACGGGTCGTTCATGGACCACGCGGCCTACGAGTCGCTGCAGGACTGGCAGAAGACACACACCGCGCAGGGGGGCTCCGTCGAACTCATCGGCCGCCGCGCCGGAGTACGGATCGGCGAGCCCGGAAGCAGGGCCGGTCAGCTCACCGAGGACGGGAGCGCCCAGGCGGCGACCAGCACCGCCGGGTGCCGATGCCGGCCATGGACACCGTGGCGCAACCACCAGTGCGATCGCCCGCGGTGCGCCGCCTCGCCGGCCCATGACGCGCACCCGGACGGACCGGGCTCGTCCACTGAGCCGAGCGGGCATGACCTGGCGCGCGGCATCAGCGCCTTCCAGCGCAACACCGCACCGCTCGTGCGGGGCGAGCTGGCCCGGCTGGCACGCGACGGGCAGCGACCCTCCCAGCTGTTCCTCACCTGCGCCGACTCACGACTGGTCACCTCGATGATCACCTCCAGTGGTCCAGGCGACCTTTTCGTGGTGCGCAACGTGGGCAACCTCGTCCCCCTCCCCGGCGAGGAGAGCGGGGACGACTCGGTGTCCGCCGCGATCGAGTACGCGGTGGACGTGCTGCGGGTGCGATCCATCACGGTGTGCGGGCACTCCGGGTGCGGGGCCATGCAGGCGCTGATCAACTCCGAGCCCGGCGGCGCCCGGACCCCGCTCAAGCGGTGGCTGCGGCACGGGCTGCCGAGCATGGAGCGCATGGCCGACGACAGCCGGCCGTGGGCCCGGCTCGCCGGACGGCCCCCCGCGGACGCGGTGGAGCAGCTCTGTCTGAGCAACGTGGTCCAGCAGCTGGAGCATCTGCGCGCCCATGAGTCGGTGACCCGGGCTCTGCGGGACGGTGCGCTGGAACTGCACGGGATGTACTTCCACGTGGGGGAAGCGCAGGCGTATCTGCTCACCGGGACGGACGGAGACGGCGTCTTCCACCATGTGCGGGCGGCGGACCTGTCGGTGTGA
- a CDS encoding CoA pyrophosphatase, which yields MTRASHTRGGPVTVSTEGLPGWLHPVVHAVETVEPLQLSRFLPPADGAGRQSAVLILFGEGERGPELLLMERASSLRSHAGQPSFPGGALDPEDGDPKGDGPLRAALREAEEETGLDPAGVQIFGVLPRLYIPVSGFVVTPVLGWWREPSPVGVVDPNETARVFTVPVADLTDAGNRATAVHPRGHKGPAFLVESALVWGFTAGIIDRLLHYAGWELPWDRDKQVPLDWRA from the coding sequence ATGACGCGCGCGAGCCATACGCGGGGCGGTCCGGTGACGGTCAGCACGGAAGGCCTGCCGGGCTGGCTGCATCCGGTGGTGCACGCCGTGGAGACCGTCGAGCCGCTGCAGCTCAGCCGCTTCCTGCCGCCGGCGGACGGCGCGGGGCGGCAGTCCGCCGTCCTGATCCTGTTCGGCGAGGGTGAGCGCGGGCCCGAACTGCTTCTCATGGAGCGGGCGAGTTCGCTGCGGTCGCACGCGGGACAGCCGTCCTTCCCGGGTGGCGCGCTGGATCCCGAGGACGGAGACCCGAAGGGCGACGGTCCACTGCGTGCGGCGCTGCGCGAGGCCGAGGAGGAGACGGGGCTCGATCCTGCCGGGGTCCAGATCTTCGGCGTGCTGCCCCGGCTGTACATCCCGGTCAGCGGTTTCGTCGTCACGCCCGTGCTGGGCTGGTGGCGCGAGCCCAGCCCGGTCGGGGTCGTCGACCCGAACGAGACCGCGCGGGTTTTCACCGTCCCCGTGGCGGATCTCACGGATGCCGGAAACCGCGCCACCGCGGTTCACCCCCGAGGCCATAAAGGTCCGGCATTTCTGGTCGAATCGGCCCTGGTGTGGGGATTCACAGCCGGGATCATCGACCGTCTGCTCCACTACGCGGGCTGGGAGCTCCCCTGGGACCGGGACAAGCAGGTCCCTCTCGACTGGCGTGCATGA
- a CDS encoding alpha/beta hydrolase translates to MTDPAGSSAQPASVVRVDIPGGQEVTHRDVAANGARFHIAELGDGPLVLLLHGFPQFWWTWRHQLTALADAGYRAVAMDLRGVGGSDRTPRGYDPANLALDVTGVIRSLGEPDAALVGHDLGGYLAWTAAAMRPKLVRRLAVSSMPHPRRWRSAMLSDVKQTRAGSYIWGFQRPWVPERQLTADDGALVARLIRDWSGPRLPDDEAVETYRRAICIPSTAHCSVEPYRWMVRSLARPDGIQFNRRMKRPVRVPTLHLHGSLDPVMRTRSAAGSGEYVEAPYRWRLFDGLGHFPHEEDPVAFSTELVNWLKDPEPDR, encoded by the coding sequence ATGACGGACCCCGCCGGCTCTTCGGCACAACCAGCCTCGGTCGTACGTGTCGACATCCCCGGCGGGCAAGAGGTGACCCACCGGGACGTCGCCGCCAACGGCGCGCGCTTCCACATCGCCGAGCTGGGTGACGGACCGCTGGTGCTGCTGCTGCACGGCTTCCCCCAGTTCTGGTGGACCTGGCGGCACCAGCTGACCGCGCTCGCCGACGCGGGCTACCGGGCCGTCGCCATGGACCTGCGCGGCGTCGGCGGCAGCGACCGGACCCCGCGCGGCTACGACCCGGCCAACCTCGCCCTCGACGTCACCGGCGTGATTCGCTCCCTCGGCGAGCCGGACGCCGCGCTGGTCGGCCATGACCTCGGCGGCTATCTGGCGTGGACGGCGGCCGCGATGCGCCCGAAACTCGTACGACGGCTCGCGGTCTCCTCGATGCCGCACCCGCGACGCTGGCGCTCGGCCATGCTCTCTGACGTCAAGCAGACCCGCGCCGGCTCCTACATCTGGGGGTTCCAGCGCCCCTGGGTCCCCGAGCGGCAGCTCACCGCGGACGACGGCGCGCTCGTCGCCCGCCTCATCCGGGACTGGTCGGGCCCTCGGCTGCCGGACGACGAGGCGGTGGAGACGTATCGCCGCGCGATCTGCATCCCCTCGACCGCGCACTGTTCGGTCGAGCCGTACCGCTGGATGGTGCGCTCCCTGGCCCGCCCGGACGGCATCCAGTTCAACCGGCGCATGAAGCGGCCGGTGCGGGTGCCGACGCTGCATCTGCACGGATCCCTCGACCCCGTGATGCGTACGCGCAGCGCGGCCGGTTCCGGGGAGTACGTCGAAGCGCCGTACCGTTGGCGACTGTTCGACGGACTGGGCCACTTCCCGCACGAGGAGGATCCGGTCGCCTTCTCCACCGAGCTGGTCAACTGGCTGAAAGATCCCGAACCCGATCGGTGA
- the acs gene encoding acetate--CoA ligase, translating to MSNESLANLLREERRFAPPADLAANANVTAEAYEQAKADRLGFWAEQARRLTWAKEPTETLDWSNPPFAKWFKDGELNVAYNCVDRHVEGGNGDRVAIHFEGEPGDSRAITYAELKDEVSKAANALLELGVQKGDRVAVYMPMIPETAVAMLACARIGAAHSVVFGGFSADALATRIQDADAKVVITTDGGWRRGKPTALKPAVDEAVEKAGNVEHVLVVRRTGQEVAWNDAHDVWWHEIVERQSAEHVPEAFDAEQPLFILYTSGTTGKPKGILHTSGGYLTQTAYTHHAVFDLKPETDVYWCTADVGWVTGHSYIVYGPLANGATQVMYEGTPDTPHQGRFWEIVQKYGVTILYTAPTAIRTFMKWGDDIPAKFDLSSLRVLGSVGEPINPEAWIWYRKHIGADRTPIVDTWWQTETGAMMISPLPGVTATKPGSAQTPLPGISATVVDDEANEVPNGGGGYLVLTEPWPSMLRTIWGDDQRFLDTYWSRFEGKYFAGDGAKKDDDGDIWLLGRVDDVMLVSGHNISTTEVESALVSHPSVAEAAVVGAADETTGQAIVAFVILRGTADADDEGLVADLRNHVGTALGPIAKPKRILPVAELPKTRSGKIMRRLLRDVAENRQLGDVTTLTDSTVMDLIQNKLPAAPSED from the coding sequence GTGAGCAACGAAAGCCTGGCCAACCTGCTGCGTGAGGAGCGCAGGTTCGCGCCGCCCGCCGACCTGGCCGCGAACGCCAACGTCACCGCGGAGGCGTATGAGCAGGCCAAGGCTGACAGGCTGGGCTTCTGGGCCGAGCAGGCCCGTCGGCTGACCTGGGCCAAGGAGCCGACCGAGACCCTGGACTGGTCGAACCCGCCGTTCGCCAAGTGGTTCAAGGACGGCGAGCTCAATGTCGCGTACAACTGCGTGGACCGGCACGTGGAAGGCGGGAACGGCGACCGGGTCGCCATCCACTTCGAGGGGGAGCCCGGCGACAGCCGCGCGATCACCTATGCCGAGCTCAAGGACGAGGTCTCCAAGGCCGCGAACGCCCTGCTGGAGCTGGGAGTCCAGAAGGGCGACCGGGTCGCCGTCTACATGCCGATGATCCCCGAGACGGCCGTCGCGATGCTCGCGTGCGCCCGGATCGGCGCCGCGCACTCCGTCGTGTTCGGCGGTTTCTCGGCCGACGCCCTCGCGACCCGTATCCAGGACGCCGACGCCAAGGTCGTCATCACCACCGACGGCGGCTGGCGGCGCGGCAAGCCGACCGCGCTGAAACCCGCCGTCGACGAGGCCGTCGAGAAGGCCGGCAACGTCGAGCACGTTCTCGTGGTCCGCCGCACCGGCCAGGAGGTCGCCTGGAACGACGCTCACGACGTCTGGTGGCACGAGATCGTCGAGCGGCAGTCCGCCGAGCACGTTCCCGAGGCGTTCGACGCCGAGCAGCCGTTGTTCATCCTGTACACGTCCGGCACGACGGGTAAGCCGAAGGGCATCCTGCACACCTCCGGCGGCTACCTCACCCAGACCGCCTACACCCACCACGCCGTCTTCGACCTGAAGCCGGAGACCGACGTCTACTGGTGCACCGCCGACGTCGGCTGGGTCACCGGCCACTCGTACATCGTCTACGGGCCGCTGGCGAACGGCGCGACCCAGGTCATGTACGAGGGCACTCCGGACACCCCGCATCAGGGCCGCTTCTGGGAGATCGTGCAGAAGTACGGGGTCACCATCCTGTACACCGCTCCCACCGCGATCCGTACGTTCATGAAGTGGGGCGACGACATCCCCGCGAAGTTCGACCTCAGCAGCCTCAGGGTGCTCGGCTCGGTCGGCGAGCCCATCAACCCCGAGGCCTGGATCTGGTATCGCAAGCACATCGGCGCCGACCGGACCCCGATCGTGGACACCTGGTGGCAGACCGAGACCGGCGCGATGATGATCTCGCCGCTGCCCGGCGTCACCGCGACCAAGCCCGGCTCCGCGCAGACCCCGCTGCCCGGCATCTCCGCGACCGTCGTCGACGACGAGGCGAACGAGGTGCCCAACGGCGGCGGTGGCTACCTCGTGCTCACCGAGCCGTGGCCGTCGATGCTGCGCACCATCTGGGGTGACGACCAGCGGTTCCTCGACACGTACTGGTCGCGTTTCGAGGGCAAGTACTTCGCCGGTGACGGCGCGAAGAAGGACGATGACGGCGACATCTGGCTGCTGGGCCGGGTGGACGACGTGATGCTCGTGTCCGGGCACAACATCTCCACCACCGAGGTCGAGTCGGCACTGGTGTCCCACCCGTCGGTCGCCGAGGCGGCCGTGGTCGGGGCCGCGGACGAGACCACCGGCCAGGCGATCGTCGCCTTCGTCATCCTGCGCGGCACGGCGGACGCCGATGACGAGGGTCTCGTCGCCGACCTGCGCAACCATGTCGGCACCGCCCTCGGCCCGATCGCCAAGCCCAAGCGGATCCTGCCGGTCGCGGAGCTCCCGAAGACCCGCTCCGGCAAGATCATGCGCCGGCTGCTGCGGGATGTCGCCGAGAACCGCCAGCTCGGAGACGTGACGACCCTGACGGACTCGACGGTCATGGACCTCATCCAGAACAAGCTCCCGGCCGCGCCCAGCGAGGACTGA